One Urocitellus parryii isolate mUroPar1 chromosome 9, mUroPar1.hap1, whole genome shotgun sequence DNA segment encodes these proteins:
- the Srrm2 gene encoding serine/arginine repetitive matrix protein 2 isoform X7: MYNGIGLPTPRGSGTNGYVQRNLSLVRGRRGERPDYKGEEELRRLEAALVKRPNPDILDHERKRRVELRCLELEEMMEEQGYEEQQIQEKVATFRLMLLEKDVNPGGKEETPGQRPVVTETHQLAELNEKKNERLRAAFGISDSYVDGSSFDPQRRAREAKQPAPEPPKPYSLVRESSSSRSPTPKQKKKKKKKDRGRRSESSSPRRERKKSSKKKKHRSESESKKRKHRSPTPKSKRKSKDKKRKRSRSTTPAPKSRRAHRSTSADSASSSDTSRSRSRSAAAKIHTTALTGRSPSPAPGRQGEGDAPSSEPGTTSIQRPSSPETSTKQPSSPYEDKDKKEKPAVRPSPSPERSSTGPEPPVPTPLLAEQHGGSPQPLATTSLSQEPVNPPSEASPTRGPSPPKSPEKPPQSSSSESCPPSPQPTKVSRHASSSPESPKPTPAPGARREISSSPTSKNRSHGRAKRDKSHSHTPSRRMGRSRSPATAKRGRSRSRTPTKRGHSRSRSPQWRRSRSAQRWGRSRSPQRRGRSRSPQRPGWSRSRNTQRRGRSRSTRRGRSHSRSPATRGRSRSRTPARRGRSRSRTPARRRSRSRTPARRRSRSRTPARRGRSRSRTPARRRSRTRSPVRRRSRSRSPARRSGRSRSRTPARRGRSRSRTPARRGGRSRSRTPARRGRSRSRTPARRGRSRSRTPARRRSRSRSLVRRGRSHSRTPQRRGRSGSSSERKNKSRTSQRRSRSNSSPEMKKSHISSRRSRSLSSPRSKAKSRSSLRRSLSESSPCPKQKSQTPPRRSRSGSSQPKAKSRTPRRSRSGSSPPKQKSKTPSRQSHSSLSPHPKVKSGTPPRQGSITSPQTIEQSATPQRRSHSESPDPEVKSRTPSRHSCSGSSPPRVKSSTPPRQTPSRSLSPQPKVKAMSPGQRSHSGSSSPSPSRMTSRTPPRQSRSMSPCTKVESRSLPRQSHSRSSSPDTKVKPETPPRQSHSGSVSPYPKVKPQTPPGQSQSGLKSPCPQEKSKEIQAQSCSGSYLLCPGVTSDTPPGESYFGSSSLQHKGQSQTSPDPRSDTSSPEMRQSHLESSPLQSKSQTFPKSGGSRSSSPVTELASRSPTRQDGGELSTSPRLKSGMSPEQSRPQSDSCPYLALDSKSLLGQSRLESSESKEKMVLPLQEDVAALSPRPREKFSTPVQDRTESSPVLKDAPRTPSRERSVNESSPDRKDQSNTLPKSNQDEESMEVVEKFEQPSNQVLPHLSPEQKQMAVSNFESSPEVEEGLALDQSQSQMALEEVPAVASCWGAPHFSPEHKELSHSPPRENNFGSPLEFRNSGTATEMNTGFSPEVKEDLNGPFLNQLETDPSLDMKEQSTRSSRRSSSELSPDVVEKAGMSSNQSVSSPVLDAVPRTPSRERSSSASSPELKDGLPRTPSRRSRSGSSPGLRDGSRTPSRHSLSGSSPGMKDIPRTPSRGRSECDSSPEPKALPQTPRPRSRSPSSPELNNKCLTPQRERSGSESSVEQKTVARTPLGQRSPSGSSQELDGKPSASPQEGSESDSSPDSKAKTRTPLRQRSHSGSSPEIDSKSRASPRRSRSGSSPEVKDKPRAAPRTQSGSDSSPEPKVPAPRVLPRRSRSGSSSKGRGPSPEGSSSSESSPEHPPKSRTARRGSRSSPEPKTKSRTPPRRRSSRSSPELTRKARLSRRSRSASSSPETRSRTPPRRRRSPSVSSPEPAEKSRSSRRRRSASSPRTKTTSRRGRSPSPKPRGLQRSRSRSRREKTRTTRRRDRSGSSQSTSRRRQRSRSRSRVTRRRRGGSGYHSRSPARQESSRTSSRRRRGRSRTPPTSRKRSRSRTSPAPWKRSRSRASPATHRRSRSRTPLLSRRRSRSRTSPVSRRRSRSRTSVTRRRSRSRASPVSRRRSRSRTPPVTRRRSRSRTPTTRRRSRSRTPPVTRRRSRSRTPPVTRRRSRSRTSPIARRRSRSRTSPVTRRRSRSRTSPVTRRRSRSRTSPVTRRRSRSRTPPAIRRRSRSRTPMLPRKRSRSRSPLAIRRRSRSRTPRATRGKRSLTRSPPAIRRRSASGSSSDRSRSATPPATRNHSGSRTPPVALNSSRMSCFSRPSMSPTPLDRCRSPGMLEPLGSARTPMSVLQQAGGSMMDGPGPRIPDHPRTSVPENHAQSRIALALTAISLGTARPPPSMSAAGLAARMSQVPAPVPLMSLRTAPAANLASRIPAASAAAMNLASARTPAIPTAVNLADSRAPAAAAAMNLASPRTAVAPSAVNLADPRTPTAPAVNLAGARTPAALAALSLSGSGTPPTAANYPSSSRTPQAPAPANLVGPRSAHATAPVNIASSRTPSALASASLTSARMAPALSGANLTSPRVPLSAYERVSGRASPPLLDRARSRTPPSAPSQSRMTSERAPSPASRMIQAPSQSLLPPAQDRPRSPVSSAFSDQSRSNAQTTSVAGSQSLSSGTVAKAMSSTGDHNGMLSGPTPGVPHLEGGEPPASTGAQQPSALATPQPAKERRSSSSSSSSSSSSSSSSSSSSSSSSSGSSSSDSEGSSLPAQPEVALKRGQN, encoded by the exons ATGTACAACGGGATCGGGCTGCCGACGCCCCGGGGCAGCGGCACCAACGGCTACGTCCAGCGCAACTTGTCCCTGGTGCGGGGCCGCCGGGGTGAGCGGCCTGACTACAAGGGAGAGGAGGAACTGCGGCGCCTGGAGGCTGCCCTGGTGAAGCGGCCTAATCCTGACATCCTGGACCACGAGCGCAAGCGGCGCGTGGAGCTGCGATGCCTCGAGCTGGAGGAGATGATGGAAGAGCAGGG GTACGAGGAACAGCAAATCCAAGAGAAAGTGGCGACCTTTCGACTCATGTTGCTGGAGAAGGATGTGAACCCTGGGGGCAAGGAGGAAaccccagggcagaggccagT GGTAACTGAGACGCATCAGTTGGCAGAATTGAATGAGAAGAAGAATGAGCGGCTCCGAGCTGCCTTTGGCATCAGTGATTCCTATGTGGATGGCAGCTCTTTTGATCCTCAGCGTCGTGCTCGAGAAGCTAAACAACCAGCTCCCGAGCCTCCCAAACCTTATAG CCTTGTTAGGGAGTCCAGCAGTTCTCGTTCACCGACCccaaagcaaaagaagaagaaaaagaagaaagacagaggACG CAGGTCAGAGAGTAGCTCTCCTCGACGGGAGAGAAAAAAGAGctcaaaaaagaagaagcacAG GTCGGAATCTGAGTCCAAGAAACGAAAGCACAG GTCTCCCACTCCAAAGAGTAAACGTAAATCTAAAGACAAGAAACGGAAGCG GTCTCGGAGTACAACACCAGCTCCCAAGAGTCGCCGGGCCCATCGGTCAACCTCTGCTGATTCTGCTTCCTCCTCTGACACTTCTCGCAGTCG GTCTCGAAGTGCTGCAGCTAAAATACATACAACTGCTTTGACTGGGCGAAGTCCTTCCCCTGCTCCAGGGCGTCAAGGGGAGGGAGATGCGCCTTCTAGTGAACCAGGTACCACCAGTATACAACGGCCTAGCAGCCCAGAGACTTCTACAAAGCAGCCTAGCAGTCCTTACGAGGACAAAGACAAGAAGGAG AAACCTGCAGTTCGACCTAGCCCCTCTCCGGAAAGGAGCAGCACAGGCCCAGAACCACCTGTTCCCACTCCGCTCCTTGCTGAGCAGCATGGCGGCTCCCCACAGCCCCTTGCAACAACCTCCTTAAGTCAGGAGCCAGTGAACCCCCCATCTGAGGCCTCCCCAACCCGGGGCCCTTCACCACCTAAGTCTCCTGAGAAACCACCTCAGTCTTCTTCCTCAGAGAGCTGCCCACCATCCCCACAGCCTACCAAAGTTTCTCGGCATGCCAGCTCTTCCCCTGAAAGTCCTAAACCCACGCCAGCTCCTGGTGCCCGCCGAGAGATCTCTTCTTCCCCCACATCCAAGAATCGGTCACATGGCCGAGCAAAGCGGGATAAATCACACTCTCATACTCCTTCCCGTAGGATGGGGAGATCACGCAGCCCTGCCACTGCTAAGAGGGGGAGATCACGGTCTCGAACCCCTACCAAAAGGGGTCATTCTCGTTCCCGGTCCCCTCAGTGGCGTAGGTCACGGTCTGCACAGAGGTGGGGAAGATCTAGAAGCCCCCAGCGGCGTGGCCGCTCTAGGTCCCCTCAGCGACCAGGTTGGTCCAGGAGCAGAAATACTCAGCGAAGAGGCAGGTCTAGGTCAACAAGGCGAGGCAGATCACACTCTAGATCCCCAGCCACCAGGGGCAGATCACGTTCTAGAACACCAGCTCGACGGGGTAGGTCCCGCTCAAGAACACCTGCCAGGCGGAGGTCACGATCTAGAACACCTGCCAGGCGCAGGTCCAGGTCAAGAACACCAGCCCGCAGGGGCAGGTCTCGGTCAAGAACACCTGCTAGGCGCAGGTCTAGGACCCGATCACCGGTACGAAGGAGATCTCGCAGTAGATCGCCAGCCAGGAGAAGTGGTCGGTCACGTTCTAGAACCCCAGCTAGACGGGGCCGATCGCGTTCTAGAACCCCAGCTAGACGTGGTGGCCGGTCACGCTCTAGAACCCCAGCAAGGAGAGGGAGGTCTCGGTCTAGAACCCCAGCGAGGAGAGGGAGGTCTCGGTCTAGAACCCCAGCAAGACGAAGATCCCGCAGTAGAAGTCTAGTTAGGCGAGGAAGATCTCACTCTAGGACACCACAAAGAAGAGGCAGGTCTGGTTCGTCATCAGAGCGGAAGAACAAATCCAGAACATCTCAGAGGAGGAGCAGGTCCAACTCAAgtccagaaatgaaaaaatctCACATTTCCTCAAGGCGGAGCAGGTCTCTCTCTTCACCAAGATCCAAGGCAAAATCTCGCTCGTCTTTGAGGCGCAGTCTTTCTGAGTCCTCTCCATGCCCTAAACAAAAGTCACAGACACCACCCAGGCGCAGTCGCTCTGGATCATCACAACCTAAAGCAAAATCTAGAACACCAAGGCGGAGTCGTTCTGGTTCTTCACCACCTAAACAGAAATCTAAAACACCATCAAGACAAAGTCATTCCAGTTTATCTCCTCACCCAAAAGTGAAATCTGGAACACCACCAAGACAAGGTTCCATCACAAGTCCCCAGACCATCGAACAATCTGCAACACCACAAAGACGGAGCCATTCTGAATCACCTGATCCCGAGGTAAAATCTAGGACTCCTTCAAGGCACAGCTGTTCTGGGTCCTCTCCTCCTCGAGTGAAGTCTAGTACACCTCCAAGACAGACCCCATCTAGGTCATTGTCTCCACAGCCCAAAGTGAAGGCAATGTCACCAGGACAAAGAAGCCATTCTGGCTCCTCTTCTCCAAGTCCTAGTAGGATGACTTCTAGAACACCTCCAAGGCAAAGCAGATCAATGTCTCCTTGCACCAAGGTGGAATCTAGATCGTTGCCAAGACAGAGCCATTCTAGATCCTCCTCACCAGATACCAAAGTGAAACCTGAAACACCACCAAGACAGAGTCACTCAGGGTCTGTGTCACCATACCCCAAAGTAAAGCCTCAAACACCACCAGGGCAAAGTCAGTCTGGGTTAAAATCACCATGTCCCCAAGAGAAGTCTAAAGAAATTCAAGCACAGAGTTGCTCTGGATCATACTTACTCTGTCCAGGAGTAACGTCTGACACACCACCAGGAGAAAGCTACTTTGGCTCCTCATCTCTGCAACATAAAGGACAATCTCAAACTTCACCAGACCCCAGATCTGATACTTCAAGTCCAGAAATGAGACAGAGTCACTTGGAGTCTTCACCTCTGCAGAGCAAATCTCAAACATTTCCAAAGAGTGGTGGGTCCAGGTCCTCATCTCCAGTCACTGAGCTGGCATCTAGATCTCCAACAAGACAAGATGGAGGTGAATTATCAACAAGTCCTAGGCTGAAATCAGGAATGTCACCTGAGCAGAGCAGGCCCCAGTCTGACTCTTGTCCATATCTTGCATTGGACTCTAAATCTCTTCTGGGACAGAGCAGATTGGAGTCTTCtgaatcaaaagagaaaatggtCTTACCCCTTCAGGAAGATGTTGCTGCGTTATCTCCTAGGCCAAGAGAAAAATTTAGTACACCTGTACAGGATAGGACTGAATCCTCACCAGTACTAAAAGATGCACCTAGAACCCCATCAAGGGAAAGAAGTGTCAATGAATCATCTCCAGATAGAAAAGACCAAAGTAATACATTACCTAAGTCAAACCAAGATGAGGAATCAATGGAGGTGGTAGAGAAATTTGAACAACCTTCAAACCAAGTGCTGCCTCATTTGTCtccagaacaaaaacaaatggcTGTAAGTAATTTTGAATCATCTCCTGAAGTAGAAGAAGGGCTAGCTCTTGACCAAAGCCAGTCACAAATGGCTTTGGAAGAAGTTCCTGCAGTGGCCTCCTGTTGGGGAGCGCCACATTTTTCTCCAGAGCATAAAGAACTATCTCACTCTCCTCCCAGGGAGAATAACTTTGGATCACCTTTAGAATTTAGAAACTCAGGCACTGCTACAGAAATGAATACTGGATTTTCTCCTGAGGTTAAAGAAGATTTGAATGGACCTTTCCTTAATCAGCTGGAGACAGACCCATCTCTAGACATGAAAGAACAGTCAACAAGATCCTCTAGACGTAGTAGTTCTGAGTTATCCCCAGATGTGGTGGAAAAGGCAGGAATGTCTTCAAATCAGAGTGTATCTTCACCTGTACTTGATGCTGTACCCAGAACGCCCTCAAGAGAGAGAAGTAGTTCTGCATCTTCTCCTGAACTGAAAGATGGTTTACCCAGAACTCCATCAAGGAGAAGTCGGTCTGGGTCTTCTCCAGGACTTAGAGATGGTTCCAGGACTCCCTCTAGGCACAGCCTGTCTGGGTCCTCTCCTGGAATGAAAGATATACCTAGAACCCCATCTAGGGGGCGGAGTGAATGTGATTCTTCCCCAGAACCGAAAGCATTGCCTCAGACTCCTAGGCCAAGAAGTCGTTCTCCATCATCCCCAGAGCTCAACAACAAGTGTCTTACCCCTCAGAGAGAAAGAAGTGGATCAGAATCATCAGTTGAGCAGAAAACTGTGGCTAGGACCCCCCTTGGGCAGAGAAGTCCATCTGGATCTTCTCAAGAGCTTGACGGGAAACCCAGTGCATCTCCTCAGGAGGGAAGTGAGTCAGATTCTTCTCCGGATTCTAAAGCCAAGACACGAACTCCACTTAGGCAGAGGAGTCATTCTGGATCCTCTCCAGAGATTGACAGCAAATCCCGAGCTTCTCCTCGGCGCAGTAGATCTGGCTCATCTCCTGAAGTGAAAGATAAGCCAAGAGCAGCTCCTCGGACCCAGAGTGGTTCTGATTCTTCTCCTGAACCCAAAGTACCTGCCCCTCGGGTCCTTCCCAGAAGAAGCAGATCAGGCTCATCAAGCAAAGGCAGAGGACCTTCTCCTGAAGGAAGCAGCAGTTCTGAGTCCTCACCCGAACACCCACCCAAGTCCAGAACTGCTCGAAGAGGTTCCAGGTCTTCACCAGAGCCAAAGACAAAGTCTCGCACACCACCTCGACGTCGCAGCTCTCGGTCATCTCCTGAGCTAACCAGGAAGGCCAGACTCTCCCGTAGGAGCCGCTCTGCCTCCTCTTCACCAGAAACTCGTTCCAGAACTCCTCCAAGACGCCGCAGAAGTCCCTCAGTGTCTTCCCCTGAGCCAGCTGAAAAGTCAAGGTCTTCACGTCGGCGGCGTTCAGCTTCATCTCCACGCACTAAGACAACTTCAAGAAGAGGCCGTTCCCCTTCACCAAAGCCTCGTGGACTCCAGAGGTCCCGTTCCCGCTCACGTAGGGAGAAAACCAGAACAACCCGACGTCGAGATAGGTCTGGGTCTTCTCAGTCAACTTCGCGAAGAAGACAGCGGAGCCGGTCCAGGTCTCGGGTCACTCGCAGGCGGAGGGGAGGCTCTGGTTACCACTCCAGATCACCTGCCCGGCAGGAGAGTTCCCGAACTTCCTCTCGACGTCGAAGAGGCCGCTCTCGAACACCCCCAACCAGTCGCAAGCGTTCTCGCTCACGCACATCACCAGCCCCATGGAAACGTTCTAGATCTCGAGCCTCTCCAGCAACTCACCGGCGATCCAGGTCTAGAACACCCTTGCTCAGCCGACGTAGATCCAGGTCTCGGACTTCCCCTGTGAGTCGGAGACGGTCCAGGTCCAGAACATCAGTGACTCGACGAAGATCTCGGTCAAGGGCATCCCCAGTGAGTCGAAGACGGTCCAGGTCCAGAACACCACCTGTAACTCGTCGTCGTTCAAGGTCCAGAACACCAACAACACGCCGGCGCTCCCGTTCTAGAACTCCACCAGTGACTCGTAGAAGGTCCAGATCTAGGACCCCACCAGTAACCAGGAGGCGATCTAGAAGCAGAACTTCACCTATTGCTCGCAGAAGATCAAGATCCAGAACGTCCCCAGTCACTCGAAGGCGATCTCGGTCACGAACATCTCCAGTCACTCGGAGGAGGTCCCGATCTCGAACCTCCCCAGTCACTCGTCGCCGTTCAAGGTCCCGAACGCCTCCAGCTATTCGACGCCGCTCTAGGTCTCGAACACCGATGTTGCCACGCAAACGTTCTCGAAGCCGCTCACCACTTGCTATTCGCCGCAGGTCTAGGTCCCGTACACCCCGAGCAACTCGGGGCAAACGGTCTTTAACAAGATCTCCTCCGGCTATTCGCAGGCGTTCTGCATCTGGAAGTAGTTCTGATCGTTCACGTTCTGCTACTCCTCCAGCAACAAGGAATCATTCTGGTTCTCGGACACCTCCAGTGGCACTCAATAGCTCCAGAATGAGCTGTTTCAGTCGTCCTAGCATGTCACCAACTCCTCTTGACCGATGTAGATCACCTGGAATGCTTGAACCCCTTGGCAGTGCTAGAACACCCATGTCTGTCCTGCAACAAGCTGGTGGCTCCATGATGGATGGCCCAGGTCCCAGAATACCTGATCATCCAAGAACATCTGTGCCAGAAAATCATGCTCAGTCTAGAATTGCACTTGCCTTGACAGCTATCAGCCTTGGCACTGCCCGACCTCCTCCATCCATGTCTGCTGCTGGTCTTGCTGCAAGAATGTCCCAGGTGCCAGCTCCGGTACCTCTCATGAGTCTCAGAACGGCCCCAGCTGCCAATCTTGCTAGCAGGATTCCTGCAGCCTCTGCAGCAGCCATGAACCTGGCCAGTGCCCGGACACCCGCTATCCCAACAGCAGTGAACCTGGCAGACTCACgagcaccagcagcagcagcagccatgaACTTGGCCAGCCCCAGAACTGCAGTGGCACCTTCAGCCGTGAATCTTGCTGACCCTCGGACCCCCACAGCTCCAGCTGTGAACCTAGCAGGAGCCAGAACCCCTGCTGCCTTGGCAGCTTTGAGTCTTTCAGGATCTGGCACGCCTCCAACTGCTGCAAATTATCCCTCTAGTTCCAGAACACCCCAGGCTCCAGCCCCTGCAAACCTCGTGGGTCCACGATCTGCACATGCCACAGCTCCTGTGAATATTGCCAGTTCTAGAACCCCTTCAGCCTTGGCCTCTGCAAGCCTCACCAGTGCTAGGATGGCCCCAGCATTGTCTGGTGCAAACCTTACCAGCCCCAGGGTGCCCCTTTCTGCTTATGAGCGTGTTAGTGGCAGAGCTTCACCCCCGCTTCTTGACCGAGCTAGGTCTAGAACACCACCATCAGCCCCAAGCCAGTCTAGAATGACCTCTGAGCGggctccctcccctgcctccagaaTGATCCAGGCTCCTTCACAGTCTCTTCTCCCTCCAGCACAGGATCGACCTAGGTCTCCTGTGTCATCTGCTTTTTCAGACCAATCCCGTTCAAATGCCCAGACCACTTCTGTAGCAGGGTCTCAGTCCCTTTCCTCTGGGACGGTGGCAAAGGCCATGTCCTCCACTGGTGACCACAATGGCATGCTTTCTGGCCCTACTCCTGGGGTGCctcacctggagggtggggagcCACCTGCCTCTACTGGGGCCCAGCAGCCTTCTGCGTTGGCCACCCCGCAACCAGCAAAGGAGCGGCGgagttcctcctcctcttccagctcctccagctcctcttcatcatcatcatcgtcgtcTTCATCATCTTCCTCCTCTGGCTCCAGTTCTAGCGACTCAGAGGGCTCTAGCCTTCCAGCTCAGCCTGAGGTGGCACTGAAGAG AGGACAGAACTAG